Proteins encoded together in one Marispirochaeta sp. window:
- a CDS encoding IS66 family transposase — MDVATLPPEVQEYIYSIEEKADKAVRAWENRYASLEEQYKLLLLQKFGRKSEKELLEERQQFLFDSEESTPPEQDTEDSTTVIKAYQRKKPGRKPIDESIPREEVIIDIPEEEKQCACGHTLTRIGEETSEKLHVIPPKMWVERIVRPKYGCKACEGSGDEENPAVRIADVRPAIIPKSIATPSLLSFIIVNKFIDHLPYYRQEKRFERIGIHISRQNMSNWQQAAFEKIEPLIERLKEHIHSGPVINMGETPVQVMGESEKKNTSKSYMWLARGGPPKKPAVLYSYRETRGSRHITDILNRFSGYLQTDGYEAYETALAGNADIIHVGCMAHARRKFHEAAKASKKAGSAQEAINKIKKLYAIEGTLHGKELSPEQFVAERKALVEPVLEQFKEWLEKRSLQVPPSLLLGKAIRYTLNEWPKLVRYLDSPYLTPDNNVAERAIRPFVVGRKNWLFAGSPKGAESSCAMYSLIETAKQNSVNPNDYLIKVFELAPSARTTEDWKALLPWNIDP, encoded by the coding sequence ATGGATGTTGCAACACTTCCTCCGGAAGTACAGGAATACATTTACTCGATCGAAGAGAAAGCGGACAAAGCTGTTCGCGCGTGGGAAAACCGGTATGCCTCCCTTGAAGAGCAGTATAAACTACTCTTACTTCAGAAGTTCGGACGCAAAAGCGAAAAAGAACTCCTGGAGGAAAGGCAGCAGTTTCTATTCGACAGTGAGGAAAGTACCCCGCCGGAGCAGGATACCGAAGATTCAACCACGGTCATAAAAGCGTACCAACGTAAGAAACCCGGCAGAAAGCCGATTGATGAGAGTATTCCCCGTGAAGAAGTGATAATCGATATACCGGAAGAGGAGAAGCAGTGCGCCTGCGGCCATACGCTGACGAGAATCGGTGAGGAGACCTCGGAGAAGCTTCACGTAATTCCGCCGAAAATGTGGGTAGAACGGATTGTCCGTCCGAAATATGGCTGTAAAGCGTGCGAAGGGTCCGGTGATGAAGAGAATCCAGCTGTACGAATAGCCGATGTTCGGCCTGCTATTATTCCGAAGAGTATCGCTACTCCCAGCCTGCTTTCGTTCATCATCGTCAATAAGTTTATCGATCATCTCCCATATTACCGGCAGGAGAAGCGGTTCGAACGTATCGGCATCCACATAAGTCGGCAGAATATGAGTAACTGGCAGCAGGCGGCGTTTGAGAAGATTGAGCCGCTGATTGAACGGTTGAAGGAGCATATTCACAGTGGGCCTGTCATCAACATGGGCGAAACTCCTGTCCAGGTGATGGGAGAAAGTGAGAAAAAGAACACATCAAAATCCTATATGTGGCTTGCCCGTGGCGGTCCGCCGAAGAAGCCTGCGGTCCTCTATTCATACCGGGAAACGAGGGGTTCCAGGCACATTACAGATATTCTTAACCGGTTCAGCGGTTATCTCCAGACCGATGGGTATGAAGCCTATGAGACAGCACTCGCTGGAAACGCTGACATCATTCATGTCGGATGTATGGCGCATGCAAGGCGGAAGTTTCATGAGGCCGCGAAGGCTTCCAAGAAGGCCGGAAGTGCCCAGGAAGCGATCAACAAAATTAAGAAGCTGTATGCAATAGAGGGAACCTTGCACGGCAAGGAATTGAGTCCCGAGCAGTTTGTCGCTGAGCGGAAGGCCCTGGTAGAACCGGTCCTGGAGCAGTTCAAAGAGTGGCTTGAGAAGCGCAGCCTGCAGGTGCCACCGTCTCTGCTTTTGGGGAAAGCGATTAGGTATACTCTGAATGAATGGCCGAAACTTGTTCGGTACCTCGATTCACCGTATCTGACCCCGGACAACAATGTTGCCGAGCGGGCTATACGGCCGTTTGTCGTCGGTCGGAAGAACTGGCTCTTTGCGGGAAGTCCCAAGGGGGCTGAAAGCTCCTGTGCCATGTATTCATTGATTGAAACGGCGAAACAGAACTCTGTGAATCCTAATGACTATTTGATTAAGGTTTTCGAACTGGCTCCATCGGCGCGGACAACGGAGGATTGGAAAGCGCTGCTCCCCTGGAACATCGATCCTTGA
- a CDS encoding ATP-binding protein codes for MNNNHATISKMHDMRMHGMARAFQTTLETGMHSQFTLDELLSHLIDAEWDDRHFRKRERLRKTANFRYQASFEELDFTLNRNLDKNHMLRFSDCGWVKEHRDILITGPTGVGKSFIGSALGNLACDHGFKVYYQIAGRLLGSLKAAKKDGTYLKTLPKILKNDVLILEDFGLSPFDEEGRLALLDILEDRHGRKSTIFLSLHGTGSSVTPPSPMPLWIELSTAHSELSFRENQSERKCTEISSTNLPPQVTISAG; via the coding sequence ATGAACAACAATCACGCAACCATTTCCAAAATGCATGACATGCGGATGCATGGTATGGCACGGGCCTTTCAGACGACCCTTGAAACAGGGATGCACTCCCAGTTTACCCTGGATGAGCTTTTATCACATCTGATTGATGCGGAGTGGGATGACCGCCATTTTCGCAAACGTGAACGGCTTCGCAAAACAGCCAACTTTCGCTATCAGGCTTCTTTCGAGGAGCTTGATTTCACTCTCAACCGCAATCTTGACAAAAACCACATGCTCAGGTTTTCCGACTGCGGGTGGGTTAAGGAGCACCGGGATATTCTCATTACCGGACCAACCGGGGTAGGGAAGAGTTTTATCGGGAGTGCTCTCGGTAACCTGGCTTGCGACCATGGATTCAAGGTTTACTATCAGATTGCAGGACGCTTATTGGGCTCATTGAAAGCAGCAAAGAAAGACGGTACGTATCTCAAGACTTTACCGAAGATCCTGAAAAATGATGTGTTAATCCTGGAAGACTTCGGTCTTAGTCCTTTTGATGAAGAGGGTCGCCTGGCTCTGCTCGATATTCTGGAAGATCGGCATGGGAGGAAATCTACTATCTTCCTGTCGCTTCATGGCACGGGATCATCGGTGACTCCACCATCGCCGATGCCATTATGGATCGAATTGTCTACGGCGCATTCCGAATTGAGCTTCAGGGAGAATCAATCCGAAAGAAAATGTACCGAAATAAGTAGCACAAACCTGCCACCTCAGGTTACTATTTCAGCAGGTTGA